ACAAAAAGGTGAAGTGaagtgaaacatatttaaacatgatttattttggagagaggaagtcttttattttgaagaatgctTAACAGGATCTAGTTTTTGTCTTTCGTCACTATCTTGCCTTCGGTTGCTAGGATACGAACAGCCGTTGCCTTTATCTGCTTGTTTGTTCAGTAAAAActggacagaaaatatttagcaaaataaatgtgaGATTTATTGTGAGATTGAAGAAACTTTCGCTCCGCaatatacactgtaaaacaaaacgCCTCTAATTTCTCTAACAGCGGTAGCTGTGCTTATTAGCCACATTATTTTACCGTATAAGTATGCATTGTACCGTCTTTTACGTATAAATACGGATTTTACTGCGTTTGTACGGTGAAATTCTGGCGTATATACGGATTTCACTGTATTTTTACGCCAGAATACAGATGTTCTTCTGGCTCTGGGCCTTGGACGGTTGGCACATATTCCACCCGGCTAAACGATGTCAGGGACTAGCAATCTATACTGCCGTTGAAAATAATGGTGTGTGACCATTTTGTCTGTAGATTGCATTATGTTGTGTTATTGCTTCAATGTCAGCTGGTTAGGACATACCCAGAGGCAGGCAATCAGCTTTCATTTGTTAGCTTTCTGCAGTGTGCTAACCGTCTGCAAAACAAACCTGCTTTTCATTTCCTGCCACTAATACAGATGTTAACGCCATCCAGTGTAGCgcattcttttttaaatttaattttgtggcGTTATAGCCCATTTGTCATTCTATATAAACTTAGCACAAAAAGCTTGAAAGTTGTTCCTTACTAATGTGTTTATGCCCTTTATCCatctttatatattttcacacatcacaaacacaaagttcaatgtattttattgtgatatagacccttttcacatgacgtcacacaacttccgttttggctcgaagctgtgtatccttagttccggtgtacatagtaagtaatgataaagttgtctatttcatatatatatatatgtcatatatatatatatatatatgtcatatatatatatatatatatatatatatatatagagagagagagagagagagagagagatagatgtataaatctgacagcatatgttgatcagacagatcaccggagcatggagtttacacagtctctaaaacatttgcctaaaataagatttgaagatatatcacgatttgcaaaccagttctctctgacaaaaaaatctaaattagacaaaggctacaaattcttcaccgaacaatacctgtttgactatgaaggtaggtatttttgttttgcgtaaccgttagcttagcattagtgaattttgttagctagctaactacgtgacataactgttccttaaccagaactttttactgtttttgaactataacgttttaggctctaatcttgatcagattattaaattatagactggagttgccactcatcccataaaatagggatttgtttgttataagcagagatgtccggtgccgccgctgctttgtaatgcctttaatcggaccactttttcggtaacgaataatctaacgagttcgtatttcaaatccagtaatcagattaaagttatttatccaaatcattgcacattaatattttcttgtgtatttatttttattccttctttgcgtctttgggagagactctgtgacagttagcagtgacagaaacatgaacagtgcatggagatgcgcattttgttgctggaaaaacagaaatatcgtcaagcccaactgttatttgtggcttttgtcttgttttttctaaacttataaaaaataatgattcaccggtaaatgaacctctaaacgttacatcactgacaggcggcggtgtatatgtttcctaactgtggctaaagctgctgctagctggtttactcatgatcggaagctggttcctttgaatacagttggagaatggtaaattgacaatgactgaTAACGGTTATCTAACacgtaaacactgttttataaaacacagaaagtgaacctctaaacgttacagcgctgacagagagtatatttttcctaaatgtggctaaagctgctgctaggtggtttactctccgatcggaggctgtttattttatacacagatagagaatggtgaatttacagtgattagtaacagctatctaacacttaaatgctgttattattaaacttaccttttattatatccttaagattatgagaatgcgggaagttttcagcttggttcccaaggcaaaatcacaccggaagtaaagatacccagttttgagttatggcggccattgtctgacgtcactgtgaaaagggtctattcaGTGTTGGACCAAAACGCAGATGTAAGTAAGAtaaaaatctgttgacaggactAATAattgtcctgtcaacagattttttCACCTAGGGCCATTACCTGGCCTGTTAATTTAAACGCCATATTTTGGGAGTTTTGCATTTGTGTCACtactttccattttcagatgattaaaCGTCACAACTTTAACTCTAACCAGTCTGGTTTGTTCATCTGTATTGTTCTTCCTCATGTCAATTTTAAGAattctagtttgtttttttttccattgccttgtttttttaaagcttttcgaAGCAGTTTTAAAGTGGTTATGTTTGTGTACGTATCAGTGttgttttctcttcctttttacGTGCCTCTTGGggataaataatgttttattgtaacGAATTGAATCATATCAAATCCCAAGTAAATTGTGgtataaaattgtaaaataactACATTTGAAGATGGGTGTGtgtacttttgcaaggcactgtttgttatttaaagctgcagtatgtaacttttattttaaaaaatatatatgtttaaatcccgataaaaaatatgtttttacaaatctgtTGAATGCGTCACTTTATTATGGCTGTATGGTATGATacagattgtgaaaaaaaatcgaGCTCCTCTGCGTTCTCTCAGTTCTAGctagaagcaaccaatcagagccaagaggcggGTCTTAGGGCTGTTAATAATTCCTCTGTGTGCGCTGCTCATCCCTCCTACTACAATACAGCTTCGCCCTGCCAGCAGAACCTGCTGTGAATGTTCAGGTTAGTTATATGAGGATGATTGTCGGCGCTAAATGCAAATTGGTGCATTTTTTCTGAGGGCAAAAGCAGTACAGGGAGGTGGAGgttgattttttcacagattatctgcctcatactgtcacaacatgataaatatgtaaaaaaagaaacaaataaaagctacatactgcagctttaagagcaAAATTTTTCTTAAAGATGTAGTTTTCAATTAACTTGAGGGATTGTTTGTAATTAAATGTCTGTCCAGGCAGAATATAGTCTTTAGGGAATCCTGtttcttactttaaaataattatttcctctGGTTCTTTTCAAGGTACATGGCGATCATCCACCCGCTGAAGCCTCgcctctcctccacctccacaaAGGTGGTGATTGCCCTGATTTGGATTGTCGCCTTCTCGCTGGCTTTCCCTCAGTGCTACTACAGCGTAACGACATTTTACTACCCCAGGACGGTGTGCATGGTCGACTGGCCGGATGATTACGGAGGAACCCACCAGCTAAGGTAAAAGAGGGAGACaaagtgacacacacacagggagaatGAATCAGATTTCtatgtgtgttttgtgtatttatacACAGGATTTGCAGGGTGTCAGAgggtttggtttctttttttgtgtacaTGTCAATTGCCTCTGCTCTTATTTGAGTAGTGCTactcaacatgtttttactcaggtaaaagtaaaaagtagccatccacaaaataagactaaaaagtatttggtaaaaagtcttctcaagtactgagtaactgatcatttattcagttaatataaaaaaaattacatcttcAGACAGACCAAATTATGAGGTTAAGAggaaattttggcattttaaagaaccaaaatgtcaataattcatataagtagcaaaaaataacaaaattaggtAAACgaaaattttttccaaatcagtttctttccataaaaaacttgtgaaactttaacagaaactgcaggtttgtgtctttttctgaaagttatttttttggttaaaacatgtttgtttttcattcagtgagtagaaaatccagaataCTCAATTAAGAGTAGcactaaaagtaaaagtaaacagTAGCCATCCAACAAATTACCCcaagaaaaaaagagtatttggtaaaaagtctactcaagtactaaGTAATTGAacaattatcaataatttaatatttaaaaatcgcATCATCAAACAGAGCAAAATCTGAAGTTAAGTGAAATGTTTAGTGTTTTAAGGACCAAAacgacaataattcatataactaacaaaaaataacaaaatcgggtaattttttccccccaaattagtttctttcaataaataaacgtataaaactttaacaaaaactgcaggtgtgtgtctggtgaatttttggttgaaacatgtttgttcctCATTCATTGGgtagaaattttactcaagtaagagtaaaacgtacagtgttgtaaaaatattcctacTAGTACATCTTCaggtaaatgtaactgagtaaatgtaacgcACCTCTGTCTATGTGTCCAGTTACCAGTTTGCGGTGATATTGCTGATCTACTtgctccccctgctggtcatGTTGGTGACCTACAGTTTAGTGGGTCGCTCGCTGTGGGGCGGACACATCCCCGGAGAGGCGACCGAGCATTACCACAGCCAGATCACAGCCAAGAGGAAGGTCACCATGCTTCCCATTCTCCGACTCATTTGATCTGATCTTAAGCTGATGTCTCATTCATTTGTTCTGCATCTGTAACTTTCCGTGCTGCAGGTGGTGAAGATGATGGTGGTTGTGGTGGTGACCTTTGCCCTCTGCTGGCTACCTTACCATGTCTATTTTATTCTGGGCTCGTTTAACAGAGACATATATAAGCAACATTACATTCAGCAGGTTAGACGCAGATTTTCTGTCTAATGTGAgttaattatttcacaatataaCAACTCATCTCTTGCTGTGTCTTTGTCAGGTGTATCTGGCTATTTTCTGGCTGGCAATGAGTTCGACTATGTATAATCCAATAATTTACTGCTGTTTGAACCAAAGGTAGAATTTCGAAATATTTTAGCCATTTTACACCAACAAGACGAGCTTTTGAACAACACTTCCGTCTCCTTTCTTCAGGTTTCGGGCCGGTTTCCGTCACGCTTTCGCTTGGTGCCCCCTCATCAAAGTGTCAGAGGAAGACAAGATGGAGCTGCAGTACACGCACACCTTCAGGGTCACGGTGACACGCAGCCGCCGCAGTGACACCTCACACACGCACGCCTCCATCAGAGCAAGCAACGCGAACTCAGAGAAAGACGCTTGCTTGCAGCGGAAAAAGTTTCCATGCAGCAGTCAAAACTCCCATGTGATTACGAAGCAGGACGACTCCAGACCCCCACCGGCTAAGATGGTGGCAcacgacctctgacctctgagcaGCATCATGTTGAAAACGcagcagaaagagcaggagctgaGGAAGACGTTGGAGAAAGACCTGCTCAGACTTGGAAATCTATTGAgtgctgtttgtaaagttacggagtaaaaactaaaaatatttttggtttattcagcctgacagagagaaaacaaatataatgttaattatttcaacgttatattttcaccatgttgttcatacatttataaatgtcagaggtccaaactaaatatttaacctgCAACCTCGATGTTTAGttcacaagctaaatatttagcaacctagatatttaattagcaagctatagatttagtttgaaaaatatgaaattgaAATGTTTAGCTTGGAAATTAAAGGTATAGTtttgaaagtaaatatttagtatggaactaaatatttaattagcaaactaaataattaacctcctaactaaatatttaattcacaaactaaatattttgttcaaaaacaaaatatttagttttcaatctaaaaattttgtttaaatatttaaaaatatgtaatattcaaaaatatttagtttaaatattttaaactaagtgtttaatttaaatatttggtttaattattttagtttaaaaatgtctttagtttttaaagtaaatattaaactaaatatttatctttaaaattaaaaatttagttTGGATCTCtatcatttataaaaatatgaccTAAATGGtgaaatatgactgaaaaaaaatgaacaccCACATTTTGTTTCTACGGAaggctaaataaaccaaaaatattgctGTCAATTTGTTTTACTGTGCAACTTTACAAACAGCACTCCATAGAAATCAACAACATGATGAAGGTAttcttgtttttcctcatgATGTTGTGAATCTCATGCTCATGTTGTACAGGGAttttgaaaagtattcacaacctttgtttgtttctcacattttgtctcctTACAGCCACacattttgcagcattttaatgggattttttgcgattaaaatgcaaaaaatccCATCCCAAAATGGATCGACACTTAAATGTTGCATAATTGTGATTCCTAGCGGAGTGTGACTCGGACCTGGTGTTTGGGGTCCCACAGGGCTCTGCTCTCGGACACCTCGCTCAGATGAtgacattattattacaaatgAACCATTGAAAACTTCAGAAATAAAGCCAATTTCTAAAGTTAgctttatatttaaaagcatttctAGATGCTATAGTTTATATTGTTAAGTTGTTATTAATATGTGAATCTATAGCCGCGTGTTCCAGGCTCCTGGTTGAGGAGAACCGCCATGTGTGGTATGTCTAGTTcagattattaattaaatatgagCTTTTCCATCTTGGTTTGATCTGTGCTACATCGTTATCTCTAAACTGTCTGCTGAGTTCCTCGCTCTTCTTGTTTGTCTCTCTAACGAACCTTTGATGCCTTCATAGAAGACCTAGATCTACTCTAGTAGTAAATTAAATGGACTGATTATATTAGTGTCTATAGAGATAATTTCTATTCACTAATGGGGTTgacctggattttatttaggggtttAACAGTATAGGAAAGTTGATACATATATaccccacacttttcagatttttgtttgtttaacgttctgaaaatgacacattttcgTCACAATTATGCacgactttgtgttggtccgttgtataaaatcccaatgaaatacagtGAGGTTT
This genomic stretch from Xiphophorus hellerii strain 12219 chromosome 4, Xiphophorus_hellerii-4.1, whole genome shotgun sequence harbors:
- the tacr2 gene encoding substance-K receptor, with amino-acid sequence MDAESLIKHFQRDPEATLMPLSATSDWLDDGNETTGNQFQQPDWQVALWAIAYSLIILVSITGNVTVIWIILAHRRMRTVTNYFIVNLAFSDASMATFNTLFNFVYALHNDWYFGLGYCRFQNFFPIMAMFSSIYSMAAISVDRYMAIIHPLKPRLSSTSTKVVIALIWIVAFSLAFPQCYYSVTTFYYPRTVCMVDWPDDYGGTHQLSYQFAVILLIYLLPLLVMLVTYSLVGRSLWGGHIPGEATEHYHSQITAKRKVVKMMVVVVVTFALCWLPYHVYFILGSFNRDIYKQHYIQQVYLAIFWLAMSSTMYNPIIYCCLNQRFRAGFRHAFAWCPLIKVSEEDKMELQYTHTFRVTVTRSRRSDTSHTHASIRASNANSEKDACLQRKKFPCSSQNSHVITKQDDSRPPPAKMVAHDL